A region of the Burkholderia pyrrocinia genome:
CGCGCCGTTCACGTAGGTGCTCGTGCCGCCGACGATCGCGCCCAGCGAAAACGTGTCATGCGTATGCTTCGCGTAGCAGATCGCGCGCCCGTCGTCGACGGTGCGCGCCTCGATGAATGGCAGCGCGGCATCGCGCCAGAACGGCGACGGCACGGCGGATCGGTTGGTGGGACGGCTCACGCGGCGGGCTCCTGGTTCGGGCGGCGAACGCTCACCGTACAAGACTGTGCGGGCCGATGCAACCGACGCCTTGCACCTTCGATGCCGGATCGCGCGGTTTGGCCTAAGCTTTGAATTCCGCCCGCCGCGGCGAGCGCGGCGACTCCCGTTCACTCCTCTCCCGTCACACTCATGCACATCGATCTGAAAGGCAAGACCGCGGTCGTCACCGCCTCCACCGCCGGCATCGGGCTCGCGATCGCCAAAGGGCTCGCGCGCGCCGGCGCGCGTGTCGTCGTCAACGGCCGCAGCGACGCATCGGTACAGTCCGCGCTCGCGCAACTGCGCGCCGCCGTGCCCGGCGCGAGCGTCGACGGTGTTGCCGCCGACCTGTCCGACGCAGCCGGCGTCGCGCGCGTCACGCAGCACACGCCCGATGCCGACATCCTCGTCAACAACGCGGGCATCTACGGCCTGAAGGCGTTCTTCGACATCGACGACGCCGAATGGGAACATTACTTCCAGATGAACGTGATGTCCGGCGTGCGGCTCGCGCGGCATTACCTGAAAGGGATGATCGAACGCAATGCCGGACGCATCGTGTTCATTTCGTCGGAATCGGGCCTGAACATCCCGGTCGACATGATTCACTACGGGTTCACGAAAACCGCGCAACTGTCGATCGCGCGCGGTCTTGCGAAGCTCGCGGCCGGCACCCAGGTGACCGTCAACTCGGTGCTGCCGGGGCCGACGCTGTCGGAAGGCGTGCGCGCGCTGCTGAAGGAAACGGCCGACGAAACGGGCCGCAGTGTCGAAGACGTGGCCGTGGATTTCATACGCGAACATCGCGCGAGCTCGATCATCCAGCGACCCGCGACGCCCGAGGAAGTCGCGAACCTGGTCGTGTACGTGTGCTCGCCGCAGGCTTCGGCGACCACGGGTGCGGCGTTGCGCGTCGATGGCGGCGTGGTCGATACGCTCGCCTGACAGCCGGGCGCGGCGTGCCGCCGCGCTAGCGCGAAGCGGCCTTGTCCGGCTGGAGCGTGCCCTTGCGGTCGGCGTCCATGCAGGAATCGAAGCCGTATTGCGTAACGACGCCGGCCTTGTCGAATACGACGAAGTAAGGCCGGTGATCGTTGCCGTGCTCGATGAAGTAGTTGTAGCAGACGCCGCTGCCGTTGCGGACCATCCATACGCTGCGCGGGTTGCCGCCGGCGCGGACGACGTCGGCGCGCGTCGCGCCATGCCGCGATGCGGCCCGCGCGAGCGGCGTGCGCGAATACGAGAACGGTAGCCACGAGTCGAACCACGCGCAGCCATGCAACATCAGGCAACCGGCGGCCAGGGACAGCGCCGCTGCAGGACGGGACATCGGAATCAATCGCATGCTTGGGGAAATCTGCTGCGCCATGCCGGCGTGATCGAAAGCCCCATGCTACTAGACCTTTGGGTCCGGATCGAAAAGAAATATAGAGATCCCTATACGAACCCCTGCCTTGCATGCCCGTGCGCAAGCCGGATCGTCGCCCCGGCGCATGCTTGCACGCGCATCCATCCCGTCGCGCCGATGCATCGAATCGGCGCGACGGCGAGCGTCGTCACGCGATCCATTCGGCCCACAGCATCGTCAGCACCGTCATCAGCGCGGGGCCGACGAACAGCCCGATCAGGCCGAACGTCTCGGCGCCGCCGAGGATGCCGAACAGCACGAGCAGGAACGGCAGCCGCGCCGAACTGCCGATCAGCACCGGCCGCACGAAGTGCTCGGCGACGAACACGACGACGAAACCGAGCACCGCCACCACGACGGCCCACACGGTCGCACCCTGCACGAACAGCCAGAGCGCCGCGCCGCAGAACACGACCGGCGCGCAGA
Encoded here:
- a CDS encoding SDR family NAD(P)-dependent oxidoreductase; amino-acid sequence: MHIDLKGKTAVVTASTAGIGLAIAKGLARAGARVVVNGRSDASVQSALAQLRAAVPGASVDGVAADLSDAAGVARVTQHTPDADILVNNAGIYGLKAFFDIDDAEWEHYFQMNVMSGVRLARHYLKGMIERNAGRIVFISSESGLNIPVDMIHYGFTKTAQLSIARGLAKLAAGTQVTVNSVLPGPTLSEGVRALLKETADETGRSVEDVAVDFIREHRASSIIQRPATPEEVANLVVYVCSPQASATTGAALRVDGGVVDTLA